Proteins encoded by one window of Simiduia curdlanivorans:
- the rluC gene encoding 23S rRNA pseudouridine(955/2504/2580) synthase RluC yields the protein MSEFHQVQMLEVDPDCAGQRIDNYLMSRLKGVPKSRLYRLLRKGEVRVNKGRVKPEHKLQAGDLVRVPPIRLAQEGDLVPIGAELAERLAQAIVFEDDWLIAINKPSGLAVHGGSGVQIGLIEALRQMRPEIKFLELVHRLDRETSGVILVAKKRSALKALQEQFREKSEQMTLAGIRKTYLALVDGQWPAARREVNEPLLRTELANGDRMVRVSAEGKPSKTLFAVVESLQGATLVEASPVTGRTHQIRVHARIAGCPLLGDEKYGIDLINEKLKRKGLRRLCLHAAKLSFLHPTTEQPMVVEAPMPDDMAALLEALRCS from the coding sequence ATGTCTGAGTTTCACCAGGTTCAAATGTTAGAAGTCGACCCAGACTGTGCTGGCCAGCGAATCGATAACTACCTTATGTCGCGCCTAAAAGGGGTGCCTAAGTCTCGCCTCTATCGCCTGTTGCGCAAAGGTGAGGTGCGGGTGAATAAGGGCAGGGTGAAGCCCGAGCATAAATTGCAGGCCGGTGACCTCGTGCGCGTGCCGCCTATTCGCTTGGCGCAAGAGGGCGATCTGGTGCCGATTGGGGCGGAGCTGGCTGAGCGCTTGGCCCAGGCCATCGTATTTGAAGACGATTGGTTGATCGCCATCAATAAGCCATCGGGCTTGGCGGTTCACGGTGGCAGCGGTGTGCAAATTGGTTTGATTGAGGCGCTGCGCCAGATGAGGCCCGAGATTAAGTTCCTCGAATTGGTACACCGGCTAGACCGCGAGACCAGTGGCGTCATCTTGGTGGCGAAAAAGCGTAGCGCGCTCAAGGCCTTGCAGGAGCAGTTCAGGGAGAAGTCGGAGCAGATGACCTTGGCCGGCATACGCAAAACCTATTTGGCCCTAGTTGATGGGCAATGGCCGGCCGCAAGACGGGAGGTTAACGAACCCCTGTTGCGCACTGAACTGGCTAATGGCGATCGGATGGTTAGGGTGTCCGCTGAGGGTAAGCCCAGTAAAACGCTATTTGCCGTGGTCGAAAGCCTACAGGGCGCGACACTGGTGGAGGCGAGCCCGGTCACCGGCCGAACCCATCAGATTCGCGTGCATGCGCGCATTGCTGGCTGCCCACTGCTAGGCGACGAAAAATACGGTATTGATCTCATAAATGAAAAGCTCAAGCGCAAAGGTTTGCGGCGCCTGTGTTTACACGCGGCAAAATTGAGCTTTTTGCACCCGACCACCGAGCAGCCGATGGTCGTGGAGGCGCCGATGCCCGATGATATGGCTGCGCTACTGGAGGCACTGCGATGCTCTTGA
- the pabC gene encoding aminodeoxychorismate lyase, whose protein sequence is MHKPLVMINGSLCDQISVRDRGLHYGHGLFETLRVEAGQVPLQRRHLARLARDASKLLLHCPEQHCVIAQLNALIEAASREWQEARDRLFATVKILLTAGEGGRGYRSPPRLVPNLIMQIVPRTFTLAQRNSAMVCATRLSNSALAGVKHCNRLEQVLAANELVDTAHFEGIMCGASDLVVEGISSNIFVLKHGEFYTPALDACGVAGVMREFLLEDNVGGLPISIRPVSVDELVLADQLFVANSNWGVVAIDCLHLGDRMVSFNRTSEGEQFIALGDSAFSTKAALPGDTF, encoded by the coding sequence GTGCACAAACCGTTGGTCATGATAAATGGCAGTCTTTGCGACCAGATATCCGTGCGAGATAGAGGTTTGCACTATGGCCACGGCCTATTTGAAACCCTGCGTGTGGAGGCTGGGCAAGTTCCTTTGCAGCGGCGTCATTTAGCTCGGCTTGCGCGCGACGCGTCTAAACTTTTATTGCATTGCCCCGAGCAGCACTGTGTTATCGCCCAGTTGAATGCGTTGATAGAAGCCGCTAGTCGCGAGTGGCAGGAAGCTAGAGATCGATTGTTTGCTACGGTTAAAATTTTATTAACCGCAGGAGAGGGCGGGCGCGGCTATCGTTCGCCACCAAGGCTAGTGCCCAACCTTATTATGCAGATTGTGCCCCGGACATTTACGCTGGCTCAGCGTAACTCCGCTATGGTGTGTGCCACACGTTTAAGTAATTCGGCGCTAGCTGGGGTTAAACATTGCAATAGGCTTGAACAAGTTCTCGCGGCCAACGAGCTTGTCGATACTGCGCATTTCGAAGGCATTATGTGTGGCGCAAGCGACTTGGTTGTCGAAGGTATTTCGTCCAATATCTTTGTGTTAAAGCATGGCGAGTTTTACACCCCGGCGTTGGACGCTTGCGGCGTTGCGGGAGTAATGCGGGAGTTTTTATTGGAGGATAATGTTGGCGGATTACCTATTTCAATTCGCCCAGTGAGCGTGGATGAGCTTGTGCTTGCAGATCAACTATTTGTGGCAAATAGTAATTGGGGTGTGGTTGCTATTGATTGTTTGCACCTAGGGGATCGAATGGTGTCCTTTAACCGAACGAGTGAGGGCGAACAGTTTATCGCGCTCGGTGACAGTGCGTTTAGCACTAAAGCAGCCTTACCTGGAGATACGTTTTGA
- the fabG gene encoding 3-oxoacyl-ACP reductase FabG → MENKIALVTGASRGIGAAIADLLASQGAIVVGTATSERGAAAISARLAEKGLKGEGMVLNVTDADSVAALLTAIGEKYGAPSILVNNAGITKDNLLMRMSDEEWFDVINTNLSAIYRLSKGCLRGMMKARWGRIINISSVVGSMGNAGQSNYAATKAGVAGFARALAKEVGSRNITVNTVAPGFIDTDMTKELPDAQKELLLANVPAGRLGQPEEIAAVVAFLASDAAGYVTGETIHVNGGMYMA, encoded by the coding sequence ATGGAAAACAAAATTGCATTAGTTACAGGCGCCAGTCGTGGCATTGGCGCGGCTATTGCCGATTTGTTAGCAAGCCAGGGTGCGATTGTTGTCGGCACAGCCACGAGTGAAAGAGGCGCGGCAGCAATATCTGCGCGTCTCGCGGAAAAGGGTCTGAAAGGCGAGGGCATGGTGTTGAACGTCACCGATGCCGATTCCGTGGCGGCACTTTTGACGGCGATTGGTGAAAAATACGGCGCGCCAAGTATCTTGGTAAACAATGCCGGTATAACCAAAGATAATCTATTGATGCGTATGAGCGACGAAGAGTGGTTCGATGTGATCAATACGAATTTGAGTGCCATCTACCGTTTAAGTAAAGGTTGTTTGCGCGGCATGATGAAAGCCCGCTGGGGACGCATCATTAATATCAGCTCTGTGGTTGGTTCCATGGGCAACGCCGGTCAGTCGAATTACGCGGCGACCAAAGCCGGTGTGGCGGGTTTTGCTCGCGCTCTGGCGAAAGAAGTTGGCTCGCGCAATATTACCGTAAACACGGTAGCGCCAGGTTTTATCGATACCGATATGACCAAAGAACTGCCCGATGCGCAAAAAGAGCTATTGTTAGCTAATGTGCCCGCTGGGCGCTTGGGTCAGCCGGAGGAGATTGCCGCAGTGGTTGCCTTCCTGGCGAGCGATGCCGCAGGCTATGTGACCGGCGAAACCATCCATGTGAATGGCGGAATGTACATGGCATAA
- the plsX gene encoding phosphate acyltransferase PlsX encodes MTASSRIAVDVMGGDLGPHTVFSACEKALQDFPFLEISAFGTAQAAASIPLTLQNNTRFDWLQAPEMFSAELKPTEILRHKESSLWLAVAHLAADKADACVSGGSTGALMVAGKRLLGMVPGIDRPAICQRWPTRKGQTHMLDLGANLEVSPEFLLQFAQMGSVLSKVARPKVALLNIGTESNKGGSLLAQAATLIGQDEALAFAGFIEANHLLDGDVDIVVTDGFSGNVALKASEGAAIFLIEQLKAAFLGSWYGKLVGQLAKPVLLKWRTQFDPGRYNGASFLGLSKPLIKSHGSADAQAFYNAIRVALEQTEHRLPALLAARFKASAE; translated from the coding sequence TTGACTGCATCATCTCGAATTGCCGTAGATGTAATGGGTGGGGACTTAGGTCCCCACACTGTTTTTTCTGCCTGTGAAAAGGCACTGCAAGACTTTCCCTTCTTAGAAATTTCTGCCTTTGGCACTGCCCAAGCGGCTGCGTCTATTCCCCTAACGCTTCAAAATAATACCCGTTTCGATTGGCTACAAGCGCCTGAAATGTTTAGTGCCGAGCTGAAACCCACTGAAATTTTGCGCCATAAGGAAAGCTCGCTTTGGCTGGCGGTGGCGCACTTGGCGGCGGACAAGGCTGATGCCTGCGTCAGTGGCGGCAGTACGGGGGCTTTAATGGTGGCTGGAAAGCGCCTGCTGGGGATGGTTCCTGGCATCGATCGCCCGGCAATCTGCCAGCGCTGGCCGACCCGTAAAGGGCAAACCCACATGTTGGACTTGGGCGCTAATCTGGAGGTTAGCCCAGAGTTTCTGTTGCAGTTTGCGCAAATGGGTTCGGTGCTATCTAAGGTTGCTCGGCCAAAAGTCGCTTTGCTAAATATAGGCACGGAGAGTAACAAGGGCGGCTCGCTACTGGCGCAGGCGGCAACGCTTATTGGCCAGGACGAGGCCTTGGCCTTTGCCGGCTTCATCGAGGCAAATCACCTGCTCGATGGCGATGTGGATATTGTGGTTACCGACGGATTTAGCGGCAATGTGGCACTAAAAGCCAGTGAGGGGGCGGCCATATTTTTAATTGAGCAGCTAAAAGCGGCTTTTTTAGGCTCTTGGTATGGCAAATTGGTTGGCCAGTTAGCCAAACCTGTGTTGCTAAAATGGCGCACACAGTTCGACCCCGGTCGCTATAATGGCGCCAGTTTTTTAGGCTTGTCTAAGCCGCTGATCAAAAGCCACGGAAGTGCTGATGCGCAGGCATTTTATAATGCTATTCGGGTTGCGCTGGAGCAAACGGAGCACAGGTTGCCGGCATTACTGGCGGCGCGGTTTAAGGCTTCGGCCGAGTAA
- the acpP gene encoding acyl carrier protein: MSSIEERVKKIVAEQLGVKEDEVKNEASFVEDLGADSLDTVELVMALEEEFETEIPDEEAEKITTVQLAIDYINEHLG; encoded by the coding sequence ATGAGCAGCATTGAAGAGCGCGTAAAGAAAATTGTCGCCGAGCAGCTTGGTGTAAAAGAAGACGAAGTTAAAAACGAAGCCTCTTTCGTTGAAGACTTGGGTGCTGATTCTCTCGATACCGTTGAGCTTGTAATGGCTTTGGAAGAAGAATTCGAAACTGAGATTCCAGACGAAGAAGCTGAGAAAATCACCACTGTTCAGTTGGCTATTGACTACATTAACGAGCACCTCGGTTAA
- a CDS encoding HAD family hydrolase translates to MLLIFDWDGTLIDSTAKIVASLQAAAQRLQLPALPDAEVKNIIGLSLDEALARLYPALSSSALLTLSEAFSQHFIAADQKPCAFYEGVVPVLTSLKAAGFDLAVATGKSRSGLTRVLGNVGWSDFFSATKCAEETASKPHPLMLEQLLSDFGVRPHEAVMVGDTEYDMAMASSAGMPRIAVSYGAHHIDRMRPYEPVLCLDRFTELLEWQPLRQRLETLPS, encoded by the coding sequence ATGCTCTTGATTTTTGACTGGGATGGCACTCTTATCGATTCCACAGCAAAAATTGTGGCCAGCCTGCAGGCCGCGGCGCAACGTCTGCAATTGCCTGCGTTGCCAGATGCCGAGGTAAAAAACATTATTGGCTTGTCGTTAGATGAAGCGCTGGCTCGGCTTTATCCAGCCTTGAGTTCGAGTGCTTTATTGACCTTGTCTGAGGCATTTTCCCAACATTTTATTGCCGCAGATCAGAAGCCTTGTGCTTTTTATGAGGGAGTCGTGCCGGTTCTGACATCGTTAAAGGCGGCGGGATTTGATTTGGCCGTGGCGACGGGGAAAAGTCGCAGCGGCTTGACCCGGGTGCTGGGCAATGTGGGCTGGAGTGATTTCTTCTCGGCGACCAAGTGTGCGGAAGAGACAGCCTCTAAGCCGCATCCACTGATGCTGGAGCAGCTGTTGAGCGACTTTGGTGTGCGGCCCCATGAGGCGGTGATGGTGGGCGATACAGAATACGATATGGCCATGGCCAGCAGTGCCGGCATGCCGCGTATAGCGGTGAGTTACGGGGCGCATCATATCGATCGCATGAGACCTTACGAACCGGTGCTTTGTCTCGATCGGTTCACCGAGTTACTCGAGTGGCAGCCGCTACGACAAAGGCTCGAAACCCTCCCGTCTTAA
- a CDS encoding Maf family protein, translating to MDDFTCHAPDIDESPLATETPAQMAPRLAKAKALALAQHYPDALIIGSDQTASCDGLLLNKPGTEANALAQLKRCQGKTVTFYTGLCLLNSSNQQLQLQTVATEVSFLSLTDAQLQIYIRKEQPLDCAGSFKCEALGSSLFQSLTSTDPSALEGLPLIALCAMLRREGFEPLS from the coding sequence GTGGATGATTTTACCTGTCATGCGCCCGATATTGACGAGAGCCCCTTAGCAACGGAAACACCAGCGCAAATGGCCCCGCGCCTAGCCAAGGCAAAAGCGTTAGCGCTAGCCCAACACTATCCAGATGCATTAATTATTGGCTCAGACCAAACCGCCAGCTGCGATGGTCTGCTGCTTAACAAACCCGGCACCGAGGCAAACGCACTAGCGCAACTCAAACGCTGCCAAGGAAAAACCGTCACCTTCTATACCGGCCTTTGCCTACTCAATAGCAGCAATCAACAGCTACAGCTGCAAACAGTCGCCACGGAGGTCAGTTTTTTATCTCTCACCGACGCCCAACTCCAAATCTATATAAGGAAGGAGCAACCGCTAGACTGCGCGGGCAGCTTCAAATGCGAAGCCTTGGGTAGCAGCTTATTTCAATCACTAACCAGCACCGACCCCAGTGCCCTCGAAGGCCTACCCCTCATCGCTCTCTGCGCCATGTTAAGACGGGAGGGTTTCGAGCCTTTGTCGTAG
- a CDS encoding YceD family protein, whose amino-acid sequence MSDAPLQTILPRQVDPRKFAQKGISLSGRVPLAQMPRLSEAVQSGDEEVDVHLEFGIDQQRAKTLKGHARASVSVVCQRCLQPTKLTLDADIALAVVWTEEQGQDLSKDLDPLILEEGPTDLYQVVEDELLLVLPMVAYHEEQCIDAASLSAGTEVQDDKVSDNPFKVLEQLKGSPK is encoded by the coding sequence ATGTCAGATGCCCCCTTACAAACGATTTTGCCACGGCAAGTAGATCCGCGAAAATTCGCGCAGAAGGGGATAAGTCTATCTGGTCGCGTGCCACTGGCGCAGATGCCTCGCTTAAGCGAAGCGGTGCAAAGTGGCGACGAAGAGGTAGATGTGCATTTAGAATTTGGTATTGACCAGCAGAGGGCTAAAACCCTTAAAGGTCATGCTAGAGCAAGTGTTTCAGTGGTTTGTCAGCGTTGTTTGCAACCGACAAAACTCACCTTAGACGCCGATATCGCACTCGCTGTAGTGTGGACAGAAGAGCAGGGCCAAGACTTATCCAAGGATCTCGATCCTTTGATATTAGAGGAAGGCCCAACCGATCTGTATCAGGTGGTAGAAGATGAGTTATTGCTGGTGTTGCCAATGGTGGCCTATCACGAAGAGCAATGTATTGATGCTGCATCGTTAAGTGCCGGAACAGAGGTTCAAGACGATAAAGTATCAGACAACCCTTTTAAAGTGCTGGAGCAACTTAAGGGCTCGCCGAAATAA
- the fabD gene encoding ACP S-malonyltransferase: MSDSSLAFVFPGQGSQKIGMLADLAEQNAIIVDTFAEASRVLGYDLWQLVQEGAQEDINLTERTQPLLLTASVALWRLWQQKHGAKPAYFAGHSLGEWSALVCAEVVAFTDAVKLVQQRGAFMQAAVPAGKGAMAAIIGLDDGLIVNACEQASNAGVVSAVNFNSPGQVVIAGEKDAVEAAMVLCKEAGAKRALPLPVSAPFHTSLMRPAADKLAEFIMATTFNAPTIPVVHNVNAKTELDPEKIKQLMIEQIYSPVLWVDCVNSLASLGATQLVECGPGAVLAGLAKRIDKSLSAATTGSVDEFEKAIAEHA, encoded by the coding sequence ATGTCCGACTCTTCTTTGGCGTTCGTATTTCCGGGCCAAGGCTCTCAAAAAATTGGTATGTTGGCGGATTTGGCTGAGCAGAATGCCATTATTGTTGACACTTTTGCCGAAGCATCTCGTGTTTTAGGTTACGACTTATGGCAGTTGGTGCAAGAAGGAGCGCAGGAAGATATTAATCTAACCGAGCGCACCCAGCCGCTATTGCTAACCGCCAGCGTCGCGCTGTGGCGTTTATGGCAACAAAAGCACGGGGCGAAACCGGCGTATTTTGCTGGCCATAGTTTAGGCGAGTGGTCTGCCTTGGTGTGTGCGGAGGTTGTTGCATTTACCGATGCGGTGAAACTTGTGCAGCAGCGCGGTGCCTTTATGCAGGCCGCGGTGCCCGCGGGCAAAGGCGCAATGGCAGCAATTATTGGTTTAGATGATGGATTGATTGTTAATGCTTGTGAGCAAGCGTCAAATGCCGGTGTGGTGTCAGCGGTAAATTTCAACTCGCCCGGTCAAGTTGTTATTGCGGGTGAAAAGGACGCTGTCGAGGCGGCCATGGTGTTGTGCAAAGAAGCTGGCGCAAAACGCGCTTTACCCTTGCCTGTTAGCGCGCCTTTCCATACCAGCTTGATGCGGCCAGCCGCAGATAAGCTCGCCGAATTTATTATGGCGACCACGTTTAATGCGCCAACGATTCCCGTGGTACACAACGTCAATGCAAAAACTGAGTTAGATCCTGAAAAAATAAAACAATTGATGATAGAGCAAATTTACAGTCCGGTATTATGGGTTGATTGTGTGAACAGTTTAGCGAGCCTAGGCGCGACCCAACTAGTGGAATGTGGCCCTGGTGCAGTACTGGCTGGCTTGGCAAAGCGGATTGATAAATCTTTATCGGCAGCGACAACCGGCTCGGTTGACGAGTTCGAAAAAGCGATCGCAGAACACGCGTGA
- a CDS encoding ribonuclease E/G gives MKRMLINATQPEELRVALVDGQWLYDLDIENRNREQKKANIYKGKITRVEPSLEAAFVDYGAERHGFLPLKEISRDYFSKNSKDADGRIKIKDVLKEGQEVIVQVDKEERGNKGAALTTFISLAGRYLVLMPNNPRAGGISRRIEGEERAELRDALSDIEVPSGMGIIVRTAGIGRSAQELQWDLDYLLQLWSQLSAAAETHKAPEFLFQESNVIIRAIRDYLRQDIGEVIVDSKEAYDLVTTFIQQVMPNYQSKIKYYEDDIPLFNRYQIESQIETAFEREVKLPSGGSIVIDPTEALVSIDINSSRATKGGDIEETALQTNLEAATEIARQLRLRDIGGLVVIDFIDMQSAKNQREVENRVRESLEMDRARVQVGRISRFGLLEMSRQRLRPSLEETMSKVCPRCSGQGTIRSTKSLALSILRLVEEEAQKERSAEIRAITPISVATYLLNEKRKTISKIEARNNIRVLIVPKPELQTPHFEVQRLRDDDEGTLETSYKISSPAELIEADADMKNAKPVARAAVQQVAPSQPAPAPAAEPSIISRWIAAILALFAPKPKPKKSSRSQSDNRRSRGRNQQGGNRRRPRRNEENDSADKPKADKPDNKRNQKSDDHTDESNDEQRGNRRRRRRRRSGESVNEGDSPVTPAAQPTQQNDNSGDDNNDDSEDRPSRRPSSRTGRNQQRRRGRRSEQVEQLEKDNEAAIAATESPSTDDSATDQADAKPTTPKRDRNASKATSEDAPKAAASEPAQAVAENTSEAQATPAATKATEPSTPAPQKAAVKPAESTPQGTEPSEDSTEVTPEASADLDAPAAETAEQAESAEQAASDAQAESDAQAESAETSDADQAKAETVAERRTEEVAKPAYTRPSNDPRSNPKPVAQVQVTTQTRQKVLGRPLNTALPAAIERAPREVSRPANDPRNKRAEEVSE, from the coding sequence ATGAAAAGAATGCTCATTAACGCAACCCAACCCGAAGAGTTGCGTGTTGCACTGGTCGACGGCCAATGGCTGTATGACTTGGATATCGAAAACCGCAATCGCGAACAAAAGAAAGCCAACATCTACAAAGGTAAAATTACCCGCGTAGAACCCAGCCTTGAGGCCGCGTTCGTAGACTACGGTGCCGAGCGCCACGGCTTCCTCCCCCTGAAAGAAATCTCGCGCGACTACTTCAGCAAGAACTCAAAAGACGCTGACGGCCGCATTAAAATCAAAGACGTACTAAAGGAAGGCCAGGAAGTTATCGTTCAGGTCGATAAGGAAGAGCGCGGCAATAAAGGCGCTGCCCTCACCACCTTTATCAGCCTCGCCGGCCGCTATTTAGTCTTAATGCCCAACAATCCTCGCGCCGGTGGTATTTCACGCCGCATCGAAGGCGAAGAGCGCGCAGAACTGCGCGATGCGCTATCCGATATCGAAGTGCCGTCAGGCATGGGTATCATTGTTCGCACAGCCGGCATTGGCCGCAGCGCACAGGAGCTGCAGTGGGATTTGGACTATCTACTCCAACTCTGGTCCCAGCTTTCTGCCGCTGCGGAAACGCACAAAGCGCCAGAATTCCTATTCCAAGAAAGCAATGTCATCATTCGCGCCATTCGCGACTACCTGCGCCAAGACATTGGCGAAGTTATCGTCGACAGCAAAGAAGCTTACGATCTGGTCACCACCTTCATTCAACAGGTGATGCCAAACTATCAAAGCAAAATTAAGTATTACGAAGACGACATTCCGCTATTTAATCGCTACCAAATCGAAAGCCAAATCGAAACGGCATTTGAGCGCGAAGTGAAACTACCTTCTGGCGGCTCGATTGTTATCGACCCAACGGAAGCTCTAGTGTCTATCGACATCAACTCATCGCGCGCTACCAAAGGCGGCGACATTGAAGAGACAGCACTACAGACCAACCTCGAAGCGGCAACCGAAATTGCACGCCAACTGCGCTTGCGCGACATCGGCGGCTTAGTGGTAATCGACTTCATTGATATGCAGTCGGCAAAAAATCAGCGCGAAGTTGAAAACCGCGTGCGCGAATCGCTCGAAATGGATCGCGCTCGCGTTCAAGTGGGTCGCATTTCACGCTTTGGTTTGCTCGAAATGTCGCGCCAGCGTTTGCGCCCATCACTCGAAGAAACCATGTCGAAAGTATGCCCACGTTGCTCCGGCCAAGGCACCATTCGCAGCACCAAATCTTTGGCGCTTTCCATTTTACGCTTAGTGGAAGAAGAGGCACAAAAGGAGCGCAGCGCGGAAATTCGCGCCATCACGCCCATCTCTGTTGCCACTTACCTGCTTAACGAAAAGCGTAAAACCATCAGCAAAATTGAAGCGCGCAACAACATTCGCGTTTTAATTGTGCCCAAGCCCGAACTGCAAACGCCGCACTTTGAAGTTCAACGCTTGCGCGATGACGATGAAGGCACGCTGGAAACCAGCTACAAAATCTCGTCGCCAGCCGAGCTTATTGAAGCTGATGCCGATATGAAAAATGCCAAACCTGTTGCGCGCGCAGCCGTTCAGCAAGTTGCACCGAGCCAACCGGCGCCAGCGCCGGCAGCAGAGCCAAGCATTATTTCACGCTGGATTGCCGCCATTCTGGCACTTTTTGCGCCCAAACCTAAACCCAAAAAGAGCAGCAGAAGTCAGAGTGACAACCGTCGCTCGCGCGGACGCAACCAGCAAGGTGGCAACCGCCGCCGCCCGCGTCGCAACGAAGAAAATGATAGCGCCGACAAACCCAAGGCCGACAAGCCGGACAACAAACGCAATCAAAAAAGTGACGACCACACCGACGAGAGCAACGATGAACAGCGCGGCAATCGTCGCCGTCGCCGTCGTCGTCGCAGCGGTGAAAGTGTTAACGAAGGGGACAGCCCAGTAACACCGGCTGCGCAACCGACGCAACAGAACGACAACAGCGGCGACGACAATAATGACGACAGCGAAGACCGTCCATCGCGTCGCCCTAGCTCTCGCACGGGCCGCAACCAGCAGCGTCGTCGCGGTCGCCGCAGCGAACAAGTAGAGCAATTGGAGAAAGACAACGAAGCCGCGATTGCTGCAACTGAGTCACCATCAACTGACGATAGCGCTACAGACCAAGCGGACGCTAAGCCCACTACGCCGAAACGCGACAGAAACGCAAGCAAAGCAACTAGCGAAGACGCGCCTAAAGCTGCTGCATCAGAGCCTGCGCAAGCAGTCGCCGAGAATACCAGTGAAGCGCAAGCTACCCCTGCTGCCACTAAGGCAACTGAGCCCTCAACCCCTGCCCCTCAAAAAGCAGCGGTTAAGCCCGCTGAATCGACACCCCAAGGCACCGAGCCATCGGAAGACTCAACCGAGGTGACACCTGAAGCCAGTGCCGACCTAGACGCGCCAGCAGCAGAGACGGCCGAGCAAGCAGAGTCCGCCGAGCAAGCAGCATCCGACGCCCAAGCAGAGTCCGACGCCCAAGCAGA
- the rpmF gene encoding 50S ribosomal protein L32 yields the protein MAVQQNKKSRSRRDMRRSHDALTGPTLSIDPTSGEKHRRHNVTADGFYRGRKVIDTGSDE from the coding sequence ATGGCTGTTCAGCAAAACAAAAAGAGTCGTTCACGTCGTGACATGCGTCGTTCGCACGATGCACTCACTGGTCCAACCCTGTCTATCGATCCAACCAGTGGTGAGAAGCACCGTCGTCACAACGTGACTGCCGATGGTTTCTACCGCGGTCGCAAGGTAATTGATACTGGCAGCGACGAGTAA
- the fabF gene encoding beta-ketoacyl-ACP synthase II, translated as MSRKRVVVTGMGMVSPLGNTVADTWKGILAGQSGVAPITTFDTTPFSTTFSAAVKNFEVEPYLQAKDARKMDPFIQYGMVAGIQAWEDSGIELTEANAERIGAVIGAGIGGIGSIADGALTIEEKGPRRISPFFVPGAIINMIAGNLSIKYGFKGPNLAVVTACTTGTHAIGLAARSIQYGEADVMLAGGAEMATTKTGLAGFAAARALSTRNDDPTKASRPWDRDRDGFVLGDGAGVLVLEEYEHAKARGANIYAEVIGFGMSGDAYHMTSPPENGAGAALSMRNAIKDAGIQAEDIQYINAHGTSTPAGDIAECQAVKSVMGEAASKVAVSSTKSMIGHLLGAAGAVEAIFSILAIRDQVAPPTINLDNPSEGCDLNLVPHKAQSMPINITMSNSFGFGGTNGTLVFRKV; from the coding sequence GTGTCGCGTAAACGAGTCGTTGTTACCGGTATGGGTATGGTTTCGCCCCTAGGCAATACAGTTGCAGACACCTGGAAAGGCATCCTTGCCGGTCAGAGTGGCGTTGCACCGATTACCACTTTTGATACAACTCCTTTTAGTACTACGTTTAGTGCTGCAGTAAAAAATTTCGAAGTGGAGCCCTATTTACAGGCCAAAGACGCCCGTAAAATGGACCCCTTCATTCAATACGGAATGGTAGCCGGTATTCAGGCGTGGGAAGACTCGGGTATCGAGTTAACTGAGGCCAACGCCGAGCGCATTGGCGCCGTTATTGGTGCCGGTATCGGCGGTATCGGCTCTATTGCCGACGGCGCGCTCACCATCGAAGAGAAGGGGCCAAGACGCATATCGCCGTTTTTCGTACCTGGTGCCATCATTAATATGATCGCCGGCAACCTGTCGATTAAGTACGGTTTTAAGGGCCCAAATTTGGCCGTGGTTACCGCCTGTACCACGGGTACCCATGCCATTGGCTTGGCAGCTCGCTCAATTCAATATGGCGAAGCCGATGTCATGCTCGCGGGCGGGGCCGAAATGGCCACCACCAAAACCGGTTTGGCGGGTTTTGCGGCGGCGCGGGCTTTGTCTACCCGCAACGACGACCCGACCAAAGCCAGCCGGCCTTGGGATCGGGATCGCGATGGTTTTGTCTTGGGCGATGGCGCTGGGGTGCTGGTGCTCGAAGAGTACGAGCACGCCAAGGCTCGCGGCGCCAATATTTATGCGGAAGTGATCGGTTTCGGCATGAGTGGCGATGCTTACCACATGACGTCGCCGCCAGAGAATGGTGCTGGCGCAGCGCTGAGCATGCGCAACGCCATTAAAGATGCCGGTATTCAGGCCGAGGATATTCAATACATCAATGCTCATGGCACTTCAACGCCAGCAGGTGATATTGCCGAATGCCAAGCGGTGAAGTCGGTAATGGGTGAGGCGGCAAGTAAGGTAGCGGTGAGCTCGACCAAGTCGATGATTGGCCATTTGTTAGGTGCTGCTGGGGCAGTGGAAGCTATTTTCAGTATTTTGGCTATCCGCGATCAAGTTGCACCGCCAACCATCAACCTGGACAATCCGAGTGAGGGTTGTGATTTGAACTTGGTGCCTCATAAGGCGCAATCCATGCCGATCAATATCACCATGTCGAATTCTTTTGGATTCGGCGGAACAAACGGTACACTGGTTTTTCGAAAGGTGTGA